A DNA window from Aminipila luticellarii contains the following coding sequences:
- a CDS encoding DUF6470 family protein has protein sequence MEPLLDIKTVPICIEFKTRAPQLRLEKATAELEMSTDKGGLQIKSRPIRVNIDTFETKKSAGNGDVFDSVKKYAAEGRKAAYQATARYGQEGNILMDVEPNEEAFQQIADLRLGNNEHQTPNIRWIPDVPPDIQWQPGEMTIKYQMDKINFDFKQQTRPLKFIPGDIEFTVTQKPDVVITYIGGPLYVPPSAEPGYVDEE, from the coding sequence ATGGAACCATTATTAGATATAAAGACAGTTCCTATTTGTATCGAGTTTAAAACGAGGGCACCCCAACTAAGACTTGAAAAGGCCACGGCCGAACTGGAAATGAGCACGGATAAGGGCGGCCTTCAAATTAAAAGCAGACCGATAAGGGTGAATATCGATACCTTTGAAACCAAAAAAAGTGCGGGAAATGGAGACGTCTTTGACAGTGTGAAAAAATATGCTGCCGAAGGAAGAAAAGCCGCCTATCAGGCGACCGCACGCTATGGGCAGGAAGGCAATATCCTAATGGATGTGGAGCCGAATGAGGAAGCATTTCAACAGATTGCAGACCTGCGTTTAGGAAACAACGAACATCAGACACCAAATATCAGGTGGATACCGGATGTTCCTCCCGACATTCAGTGGCAGCCGGGAGAAATGACCATAAAATATCAGATGGATAAAATCAATTTTGATTTTAAGCAGCAGACGAGACCTCTTAAATTTATACCGGGCGATATTGAATTTACAGTGACTCAGAAACCGGATGTGGTGATAACCTATATCGGAGGCCCGCTCTATGTTCCGCCGAGTGCTGAACCGGGATATGTGGACGAGGAATAA
- a CDS encoding flagellar biosynthesis anti-sigma factor FlgM gives MKITGNYFNSPINKKNIPNQTGTGKVSFSENLRNRDSITISASKEQVAEAQFVDTLRSRISAEVKAGVSDEKLESLKEQIAKGEYELNANEIAKKILLTETEC, from the coding sequence ATGAAAATTACGGGCAATTATTTCAATTCCCCTATTAATAAAAAGAATATACCGAACCAGACAGGCACCGGAAAAGTATCCTTTAGTGAGAATCTCAGAAACAGAGATTCCATAACGATTAGTGCTTCAAAAGAACAAGTGGCGGAAGCTCAGTTCGTAGATACGTTAAGAAGCAGGATTTCTGCTGAAGTTAAGGCTGGTGTTTCGGACGAAAAACTGGAAAGCCTGAAAGAACAAATTGCAAAAGGTGAATATGAACTGAATGCGAACGAAATCGCAAAGAAAATATTATTGACTGAAACCGAGTGCTAA
- a CDS encoding flagellin N-terminal helical domain-containing protein, which translates to MRIQHNIAAQNSYRQLGGNNNALSKNLEKLSSGYKINRAGDDAAGLAISEKMRSQITGLKKAQDNANDGISLVQTAEGALTEVHSMLNRMVELADQSSNGTFDDELDRKNLQKEVTSLKNEIDRISQGTNFNGIKLLDGSMGGAGATGVTFGTVTDLTDEAGANIKVSVSGIQTGDTVDFASSGSAASVTKEVLDADKGTYKYSINLQEGKTYTQDDLDKIFSDAGIKFNTSTKGDITVSSGGMTVTGSGAAAAAAKKATYKEATLGMTFESTVAGAGAATLSINTTGEGVNVANTGAITLSLDLTHKGYTSDEINRMLEDAGATVRYTGDDLAKTSTAVGGITKTDGTGAAGYGGSLDLQVGDTAQSFNKVSVKVGDMSASSLGIADIDIGTQDGAKNAIDKINKAINSVSSTRGDLGAVQNRLEHTINNLGVTEENMTSAESRIRDTDMAKEMMAYTKNNILVQASQAMLAQANQLPQGVLQLLQ; encoded by the coding sequence ATGAGAATACAACATAATATAGCTGCGCAGAACTCTTACAGACAGTTAGGCGGAAACAACAATGCTTTAAGCAAGAACTTAGAAAAGTTATCATCCGGTTATAAAATCAACAGAGCCGGAGACGACGCTGCCGGATTAGCCATTTCCGAAAAAATGAGATCCCAGATCACTGGTCTAAAAAAGGCTCAGGACAATGCAAACGACGGCATCTCTTTAGTACAGACTGCTGAAGGTGCTTTAACAGAAGTACATAGCATGCTGAACAGAATGGTTGAACTGGCTGACCAGTCCTCCAACGGAACATTTGATGATGAACTGGACAGAAAGAACCTGCAGAAGGAAGTTACTTCCCTGAAGAATGAAATCGACAGAATTTCACAGGGAACAAACTTCAACGGAATCAAGCTGTTAGATGGTTCCATGGGCGGAGCAGGAGCAACTGGTGTAACATTCGGAACAGTCACAGACTTAACGGATGAAGCTGGTGCAAATATTAAAGTTTCTGTTTCCGGTATTCAGACAGGGGATACTGTCGATTTTGCTTCATCAGGGAGCGCTGCCAGCGTAACAAAAGAAGTTCTGGATGCTGATAAGGGTACTTATAAGTATTCGATTAATCTGCAGGAAGGAAAAACTTATACGCAGGATGACCTGGATAAGATTTTCTCCGACGCCGGTATTAAGTTCAACACCAGCACAAAGGGCGATATTACAGTAAGTTCCGGTGGTATGACTGTTACTGGAAGTGGTGCTGCGGCTGCTGCTGCTAAGAAGGCAACTTATAAGGAAGCAACATTAGGCATGACCTTTGAATCAACAGTTGCCGGTGCTGGTGCTGCCACATTAAGTATTAACACAACTGGAGAAGGGGTTAATGTTGCCAATACCGGAGCTATAACTCTATCTTTGGATCTAACCCATAAAGGTTATACAAGTGACGAAATTAACAGAATGCTGGAAGATGCCGGAGCTACGGTAAGATATACAGGCGATGACTTGGCAAAAACATCAACAGCAGTAGGAGGCATTACTAAAACGGATGGAACTGGTGCTGCTGGTTACGGCGGATCATTAGACCTTCAGGTTGGTGATACAGCTCAGTCCTTCAACAAGGTATCTGTTAAGGTTGGTGACATGAGTGCATCTTCTCTGGGAATTGCTGATATTGATATCGGTACACAGGATGGCGCTAAGAATGCTATTGATAAGATCAACAAAGCAATCAACAGCGTATCTTCCACAAGAGGTGATTTAGGTGCTGTACAGAACAGACTTGAACACACAATCAACAACTTAGGCGTAACTGAAGAAAACATGACTTCAGCTGAATCCCGAATCAGAGATACAGATATGGCTAAGGAAATGATGGCTTACACGAAGAACAACATCTTAGTACAGGCATCACAGGCTATGCTTGCTCAGGCTAACCAGTTACCTCAGGGCGTACTGCAGCTTTTACAGTAA
- a CDS encoding glycosyltransferase family 2 protein encodes MTRKNDIVLSIGLIVKNEEENLARCLDSLKPLMETIPCQLIITDTGSADSTVEIAKRYTDEVYEFEWCDDFAAARNAGLKKAKGQWFMFIDGDEWFEDCQDLIDFFQSGEYKEYKNATYIVRNYVNKKDKSNYEDQHLGRLYKIRKGMAFQGSIHEYISLELPIKELHSYANHYGYSTDNSKEHKQIKHQRNLSLLIKEYQKDPDNCRLAYLLAKQYAAGKDKKSYRNLIREFYEKHQEDWENEYLPYFTYQTALICKEEGNPEQGAEILKKYKKNRKEAEVWDLDILAALSDTCFSAGKFKAAIKYAKEYFKLFSAFQKGDVPTGISGITTQPTFVNEESTITLYNVMLKSYIKLEEYEQAMNIIQHLDWNIMILEDLNISLHLLFHMVFTRSQWMLLPDIYSRLLQTGQQGKSQLFVELLEKKIVEYLSAYEALAKEFACNENLRKDFPEDNYVLLQKLRWSMVLSDNESKSIADRFLEKNKGARVEPVFAEFVLFALANPTYRDLVLDKIDLEDLHLYTHKVVSLYSNLHELFIYLFSGWNGLRMTGSRRFNYWIICFMEIILLSNAKVEKSTKSELTDIYVEKAHEYMTQLYNHAVLCEEQIYLLPRSYRFIYYMYEAKKAVVEGNRHDYVKQLKKAVAVYPIMGGVVDSLVNTMEEKFEKEPSNKSEFDFYAESVKRKIKEIAKEERLRDEAIKLLDAYKKINPKDEEGIAELRLLLRIDN; translated from the coding sequence ATGACCAGAAAAAATGATATAGTATTATCGATCGGTTTAATTGTAAAAAACGAAGAAGAAAATTTAGCCCGCTGCCTTGATTCGTTAAAGCCTCTTATGGAGACCATCCCCTGCCAGCTGATCATAACGGATACCGGCTCTGCGGACAGTACGGTGGAAATAGCCAAACGGTATACGGACGAAGTGTATGAATTTGAATGGTGTGATGATTTTGCAGCTGCCAGAAATGCCGGTCTGAAGAAGGCCAAAGGGCAGTGGTTCATGTTTATCGATGGAGATGAATGGTTCGAGGATTGTCAGGATTTAATTGATTTCTTCCAATCTGGGGAATACAAGGAGTATAAGAATGCTACCTATATCGTTCGAAATTATGTAAACAAAAAGGATAAAAGTAATTACGAGGATCAACATTTAGGCAGATTGTATAAAATCAGAAAGGGCATGGCATTTCAGGGAAGCATTCATGAATACATCAGTTTGGAACTTCCCATAAAAGAATTGCATTCCTACGCAAATCATTATGGATATTCTACGGACAATTCCAAGGAGCACAAACAAATCAAGCATCAGAGGAATTTGAGCCTGTTAATAAAAGAATACCAGAAGGATCCGGACAATTGCAGACTGGCCTACCTTCTTGCTAAACAGTATGCGGCAGGAAAAGATAAGAAAAGTTACAGAAATTTAATAAGAGAGTTTTATGAAAAGCATCAGGAAGATTGGGAGAATGAGTATCTGCCGTACTTTACTTATCAGACTGCATTGATTTGTAAGGAGGAAGGTAATCCAGAGCAAGGAGCAGAAATTTTAAAGAAGTATAAAAAGAACCGGAAGGAAGCGGAAGTCTGGGACTTAGATATTTTAGCGGCTCTGTCAGACACATGCTTTTCAGCCGGCAAATTTAAGGCGGCGATCAAGTATGCCAAAGAGTATTTTAAATTGTTCTCTGCTTTTCAAAAAGGAGACGTGCCGACCGGAATCTCAGGCATAACCACTCAGCCCACTTTTGTAAATGAAGAGAGCACGATAACCTTATATAATGTGATGCTTAAATCGTATATAAAGCTGGAAGAATATGAGCAAGCGATGAATATTATTCAGCATCTGGATTGGAATATTATGATTTTAGAGGATTTGAACATCAGCTTGCATTTACTTTTCCATATGGTTTTTACCAGAAGTCAATGGATGCTTCTTCCGGACATATACAGCCGTCTCTTACAAACGGGACAGCAGGGAAAGAGTCAGTTGTTTGTTGAATTATTAGAAAAGAAGATCGTTGAATATTTGTCGGCATATGAAGCTTTAGCAAAAGAATTTGCTTGTAATGAAAATCTCCGGAAGGATTTCCCAGAGGATAACTATGTGCTTTTGCAGAAATTACGTTGGAGCATGGTGCTTTCTGATAATGAGTCCAAAAGTATAGCGGATCGGTTTTTAGAAAAAAACAAAGGGGCTAGGGTTGAACCGGTTTTTGCTGAGTTTGTGCTGTTTGCTTTGGCAAATCCCACCTATAGAGATTTGGTGCTGGACAAGATTGATCTGGAGGATCTGCATTTATATACGCATAAGGTGGTATCTTTATACAGTAATTTACATGAATTGTTTATCTACTTATTCTCAGGCTGGAATGGACTCCGGATGACTGGGAGCAGAAGATTTAATTACTGGATTATTTGCTTTATGGAAATTATTTTATTAAGTAATGCCAAGGTTGAAAAAAGTACAAAGAGTGAGCTGACCGATATTTATGTTGAAAAAGCCCATGAATACATGACGCAGCTATATAATCATGCAGTGCTTTGTGAGGAACAAATCTATTTATTACCGAGATCGTACCGATTTATCTATTACATGTATGAGGCAAAAAAGGCTGTTGTAGAAGGAAACAGGCATGACTATGTCAAGCAGTTAAAAAAGGCTGTGGCGGTGTACCCGATTATGGGGGGCGTAGTGGATTCACTTGTGAACACCATGGAAGAAAAGTTTGAGAAAGAGCCATCAAATAAATCGGAATTTGATTTTTACGCTGAAAGTGTAAAAAGGAAGATTAAAGAAATAGCTAAAGAAGAAAGGCTGCGGGATGAAGCCATAAAGCTGCTGGATGCCTATAAAAAAATTAATCCGAAAGATGAAGAGGGAATTGCTGAATTGCGTTTGCTTCTAAGGATTGACAATTAA
- the fliW gene encoding flagellar assembly protein FliW translates to MNTRYFGDVPVDEKEIITFDSGIFGFEDKTKYMLLSFLDESGESSEDLFMCLQSTEDPDLAFIVMNPYFICADYNPYQMDEKFLSEIHLGQQTKHTVYCIAVVRDRFEDSTINLKCPIIINLENRQAKQFILEDSDYSMRHPVAERED, encoded by the coding sequence ATGAACACAAGATATTTTGGTGACGTACCAGTAGATGAGAAAGAAATTATAACATTTGATTCTGGAATATTTGGCTTTGAAGATAAGACGAAATATATGTTATTGAGCTTTTTGGATGAATCGGGAGAAAGCAGTGAAGACTTGTTCATGTGCCTTCAATCCACAGAGGATCCGGACTTAGCTTTTATCGTGATGAATCCGTACTTTATATGCGCGGATTACAATCCTTATCAGATGGATGAAAAATTTTTATCTGAAATACATCTGGGACAGCAGACCAAGCATACGGTATACTGCATAGCAGTTGTCCGGGATCGTTTTGAGGATTCCACTATCAATTTAAAATGTCCGATTATCATCAATCTGGAGAACCGACAGGCGAAGCAGTTCATTTTGGAGGATTCTGACTATTCCATGCGTCATCCTGTTGCTGAAAGGGAGGATTGA
- a CDS encoding flagellin N-terminal helical domain-containing protein, producing MRITQTMMAKQYTRRVSSVINDYAYVNKQVGTGRKFFKVSENPGAAAKAYYLRRQSAQCDDYVANVKDAQENLTTKDSTLMQVSKSLEDAFDTLLGIVNGSQDNAENRAVAAKQFRSIQETIVKDMNTKYGDKFLFGGSNMTDAPFELADDGTLTYLGVDVSGKKDYVYPAGHPKAGQVVQGTDNGSDDVLNLLKDLSGDKLYTDLGFGLSFENGNVVESSAFSTALPGINVLGYGTSPAGYSNNIVLLLGQMAGELENNSDSSALNNYMAKFTEQKQNVLNETTKLGSDSMFLEYTQTRLEDMQDNIANKISDTEYIDSEEAIMNLNTVDYMYQALLKTSQKILSNSFIDFMT from the coding sequence ATGAGGATTACTCAAACAATGATGGCAAAGCAGTACACAAGGCGTGTCAGCTCTGTTATCAATGATTATGCCTATGTAAATAAACAGGTAGGAACCGGAAGAAAGTTCTTTAAGGTTTCGGAGAACCCGGGAGCTGCGGCAAAGGCGTACTATTTAAGAAGACAATCCGCCCAGTGTGATGATTATGTGGCCAACGTAAAGGATGCACAGGAAAACCTGACTACGAAGGACAGCACCCTGATGCAGGTCAGTAAATCTCTGGAGGATGCGTTTGACACTCTGCTGGGAATCGTCAACGGCTCTCAGGATAATGCAGAAAACAGAGCGGTAGCTGCAAAGCAGTTCCGAAGCATTCAGGAAACCATCGTGAAGGACATGAATACCAAATACGGCGATAAATTTCTGTTCGGCGGAAGCAATATGACCGATGCACCTTTTGAGCTTGCGGACGATGGTACGCTCACATACCTCGGTGTGGATGTCAGCGGAAAAAAGGATTATGTATATCCTGCCGGCCATCCCAAAGCAGGCCAAGTGGTGCAGGGAACCGACAATGGATCGGATGATGTGCTGAATCTGCTTAAGGATTTGTCGGGGGATAAGCTTTATACCGATTTAGGCTTCGGATTGTCTTTTGAAAATGGAAACGTGGTAGAAAGCAGTGCTTTTAGTACGGCTCTTCCGGGCATCAATGTGCTGGGATACGGGACAAGCCCTGCAGGCTACTCCAACAATATCGTACTTCTGTTGGGACAGATGGCAGGCGAACTGGAGAATAACAGCGACTCCTCCGCATTGAATAACTACATGGCAAAATTTACAGAACAGAAGCAAAATGTTCTGAACGAGACCACAAAGCTGGGCAGTGACAGTATGTTCCTGGAATATACACAGACCAGGCTGGAAGATATGCAGGATAACATAGCCAATAAAATCAGTGATACGGAATATATTGACTCAGAAGAAGCTATTATGAATCTGAATACGGTAGACTACATGTATCAGGCTCTGTTAAAGACCAGCCAAAAGATTCTGTCCAACTCATTTATAGATTTTATGACCTGA
- a CDS encoding FlgK family flagellar hook-associated protein, with translation MLRSTFYSFTTALRGLNTAQKQLDITGNNISNVGTTGYTRQRADVYSAAPAGYGDKYGSRPSTLVGQGSVIGSISQCRDQFLDVRFRRESATLGEEQAKLNSMDDISLVFDEIEKSALMTSFTDFISKLNSLAGNANSSEFDSIARNSASALVKQFNQYATQLSNIREEKEYNLKDVTCSAINDLLSGIADINDSIRKVQSTGGPALELKDERNLLLDQLSSYVKLDVQYSPKELAGGIVVDDVSINMVGADGSKQPLIYNDTAATFNVQTPGDDGTDKAVVTIDNSAIPAVAAQRSINNLLNTIFRGNNSLQSINKELAKLYPGDSTQVPPIPPLTYEGLPAKITELTDSIESTGGLNEQITAANTAVSDARAALKAKLADSTATEAEITVLRQAVTDAVTSQSTLVKQRNTALESKTLLSKYNSIATTAANNVSVCDTALKAQLAAKGVTANLVYGTAGDYTTGYYNFTDSSGNPVLDSDGNEIVWKVGSSCTTVTRDDLTKIGMTFEDHFDAETFASPGALKGELEMLNNKGVFDYNSTQVRGIGYYESMLDSLAEKFATVLNQLNDKTSTTDKEYLFQTSDGSSTFTAKNLRLSDDWLNGKYGITQTQNASAGSGDGTGQSDNILLMISTITSKLNYTTGSIGNKDINGNYLKTDAGGVTTIAANGRDADGNYTLNGVPVANEDMIDYVYDSVTGTYKLDANTVTEDAANPGTYLDSSGTLVANGKDNEGNYTMTTTDAATGVKTVTLVANSNGILYKTDAAGQPQKDSDGNYILDGTQSNLDHREGSFLFTGSFSEFLSNLSTVIGNDVSSTNNLAANHEAILDDIVDARDAISSVSLDEEGVNIMQYQKAYNAAARLMTSLDEMVERIISQMGTAGR, from the coding sequence ATGTTACGATCAACATTCTACTCATTTACAACTGCTTTAAGAGGCTTAAATACAGCACAGAAACAACTGGATATAACCGGCAATAACATTTCCAATGTGGGAACTACCGGATATACCAGACAGCGGGCCGATGTTTATTCAGCGGCTCCGGCAGGTTACGGAGATAAGTACGGTTCCAGGCCGTCCACTCTCGTGGGACAAGGCTCCGTCATAGGGAGCATTTCTCAGTGCAGGGATCAATTTCTGGATGTGAGATTCAGACGGGAAAGTGCTACGTTGGGTGAAGAACAGGCAAAATTAAACTCGATGGATGATATTTCTTTGGTTTTTGATGAAATTGAAAAAAGTGCGCTTATGACGAGCTTTACCGATTTTATTTCAAAACTGAATTCACTGGCAGGGAACGCGAACAGTTCGGAATTTGACAGCATCGCCAGAAATTCTGCTTCCGCTCTGGTAAAACAGTTCAACCAATATGCGACACAGCTTTCTAATATCCGGGAAGAAAAGGAATATAATCTGAAAGATGTTACTTGCAGTGCGATTAACGACTTGTTGTCGGGTATCGCAGATATTAACGACAGTATCCGAAAGGTTCAGAGTACAGGAGGACCGGCACTGGAGCTGAAAGATGAAAGAAATCTGCTGCTGGATCAGCTTTCCAGCTATGTGAAGCTGGATGTACAATATTCTCCGAAAGAACTTGCAGGCGGAATTGTTGTGGATGATGTTTCAATCAATATGGTAGGAGCAGACGGCAGCAAACAGCCTTTGATTTATAATGATACGGCAGCTACCTTTAATGTGCAGACGCCGGGAGATGACGGTACAGATAAGGCCGTCGTGACTATTGATAATTCTGCCATTCCCGCAGTAGCAGCCCAGCGCTCCATCAATAATTTATTGAATACGATTTTCAGAGGAAATAACAGCCTTCAATCCATCAATAAGGAACTGGCAAAGCTTTATCCGGGAGATTCTACCCAGGTTCCGCCGATCCCGCCGCTTACCTATGAGGGTTTACCAGCGAAGATAACGGAGCTTACGGATTCCATTGAAAGTACAGGCGGGTTGAATGAACAGATTACAGCTGCCAATACAGCGGTAAGTGATGCCCGGGCTGCGTTAAAGGCGAAGCTGGCGGATTCTACAGCCACAGAAGCAGAGATAACGGTGCTGCGCCAAGCTGTAACAGATGCAGTTACTTCCCAGTCCACACTGGTTAAGCAAAGAAACACTGCGCTGGAAAGCAAGACCCTGCTTTCCAAATATAATTCTATAGCGACCACTGCCGCAAACAATGTTTCAGTGTGTGATACGGCGTTGAAAGCACAGCTGGCGGCAAAAGGCGTAACGGCTAATCTGGTGTACGGAACGGCGGGAGATTATACGACTGGCTACTACAATTTCACAGATTCGTCGGGAAATCCGGTTTTGGATTCAGATGGAAATGAAATCGTTTGGAAGGTAGGAAGCTCTTGTACAACAGTGACCAGAGACGATCTGACCAAGATCGGCATGACCTTTGAGGATCACTTTGATGCGGAAACCTTTGCCTCTCCGGGGGCCTTAAAGGGCGAGCTGGAAATGCTCAACAACAAAGGAGTCTTTGATTACAATTCCACTCAGGTTCGCGGAATCGGCTACTATGAAAGCATGCTGGATTCCCTTGCCGAGAAATTTGCCACTGTCTTGAACCAGTTAAATGATAAAACAAGTACGACAGATAAAGAATATCTTTTCCAGACCTCGGATGGCTCCAGCACCTTTACCGCAAAGAACCTGAGACTTTCCGATGACTGGCTGAACGGCAAATACGGGATAACCCAAACTCAGAATGCTTCCGCAGGAAGCGGAGACGGAACCGGACAGAGCGACAATATTCTTCTGATGATCTCAACGATAACGTCTAAGCTGAACTACACGACCGGGTCGATCGGAAACAAAGACATTAACGGAAATTATTTAAAGACCGATGCCGGCGGAGTGACCACCATAGCAGCCAACGGCAGAGATGCGGATGGAAATTATACGTTAAACGGCGTGCCGGTTGCCAACGAGGACATGATTGATTATGTATACGACAGTGTCACCGGTACATACAAGCTGGATGCAAATACCGTCACCGAGGATGCTGCTAATCCGGGAACTTATTTGGACTCTTCCGGAACCCTTGTGGCAAATGGCAAGGACAACGAAGGAAATTACACCATGACGACGACAGATGCCGCTACAGGAGTCAAAACTGTGACCTTGGTAGCGAATTCCAATGGCATTTTATATAAAACAGATGCCGCCGGACAGCCTCAAAAAGATTCAGACGGGAACTACATTTTGGATGGAACCCAGAGCAATTTGGATCATCGGGAAGGAAGCTTTTTATTTACCGGCTCCTTTAGTGAGTTCTTATCCAATCTCAGCACGGTAATCGGAAATGATGTCAGCTCCACCAACAACCTTGCAGCAAATCATGAAGCGATTTTGGATGACATAGTAGATGCAAGAGACGCCATCTCCAGTGTTTCTCTGGATGAAGAAGGCGTCAATATCATGCAGTATCAGAAAGCCTATAATGCCGCGGCAAGGCTGATGACTTCACTGGATGAAATGGTGGAACGAATTATTAGTCAGATGGGCACGGCCGGAAGATAA
- the csrA gene encoding carbon storage regulator CsrA codes for MLILTRKQGEAFLLGEEIEISITEISGDRVRIAIDAPKDVKILRKELKEAGESNKEAATSAGSAAALSNLANLAEKFKEKK; via the coding sequence ATGCTGATATTGACAAGAAAGCAGGGAGAAGCGTTCCTTTTAGGGGAAGAGATCGAGATTTCCATCACGGAAATCAGCGGCGATCGGGTGCGGATCGCTATTGATGCACCGAAAGATGTGAAAATTTTGCGTAAGGAATTGAAAGAAGCAGGTGAATCCAATAAGGAAGCGGCTACCTCTGCAGGCTCTGCGGCGGCTCTTTCCAATCTGGCAAACCTGGCTGAAAAATTTAAAGAAAAAAAATAG
- the flgN gene encoding flagellar export chaperone FlgN: MEDYAEIRGIIDEYITLMDKLIDFEQEKLQAVKVKDLKKLDAFLKEEQAYLLKLRGLDQKREKLQKQLGAEGLTYRQIIERTEGDTRIEMENSYNILSEKTKQFNELLSTLKTYIGIRLHTIDEVMKQFGNESMQTDQTGIYDRIARNSEKAANRPIKFTKA, from the coding sequence ATGGAAGATTATGCGGAAATCAGAGGAATCATAGACGAATATATCACATTGATGGATAAGCTTATTGATTTTGAACAGGAGAAGCTGCAGGCCGTTAAAGTAAAAGATCTTAAAAAGCTGGATGCCTTTTTGAAAGAAGAACAGGCATATCTGCTAAAGCTGAGAGGCTTGGATCAAAAACGGGAAAAGCTGCAAAAGCAGCTTGGAGCAGAAGGCCTGACATACAGACAGATTATTGAGAGAACGGAAGGGGATACACGGATTGAAATGGAGAACTCTTATAACATCCTATCCGAAAAAACAAAGCAGTTCAATGAACTGTTAAGCACCCTTAAAACATATATCGGCATACGGCTTCATACGATTGATGAGGTCATGAAGCAGTTTGGAAACGAATCCATGCAGACCGACCAAACCGGTATTTATGACAGGATAGCCAGAAATTCCGAAAAAGCAGCAAATCGCCCTATAAAATTTACAAAGGCTTAA
- a CDS encoding polysaccharide pyruvyl transferase family protein produces the protein MKKFLLYGHGGSYNHGAEAIVRTTVDMLRKQNKNCEISLSTHFKNQDKEFNLPVDQFLERNPVSLEKEKKSGNQGLYTAEVYEETLAAINKETVALSVGGDNYCYPNWHKWKVIHERALEAGAKSVLWSCSIEPDQINQDMLKTLESHHLITARESLTYEALKSRGLNNAVLVSDIAFLLEPEEVTLPKNFIRGNTVAINVSPLTARKEASKDILKKGVWNLIHFILNHTDMAIALIPHVTMPMDNDFAYLEDIYGGIQDKARISLVGTDYNVRQLKYIISQCRYGIFARTHASIAAYSTGIPAVAIGYSVKAQGIAKDLNMEEYVLPVNNISNSFSLLDRFKLLCHEEEEIKRTLTNQKQIIEGRANRNITSLNAMLFQEENGYDQKK, from the coding sequence ATGAAAAAATTTTTATTATATGGTCACGGTGGATCCTACAACCACGGAGCAGAGGCGATTGTACGTACGACAGTGGACATGCTTAGGAAGCAGAATAAAAACTGTGAAATTAGCTTATCAACGCATTTTAAAAATCAGGATAAAGAATTCAACCTTCCTGTAGACCAGTTTTTAGAACGGAATCCAGTTTCTCTGGAAAAAGAAAAGAAAAGTGGAAATCAAGGGCTTTATACTGCTGAGGTTTATGAAGAAACTTTAGCCGCAATCAATAAAGAGACCGTTGCTTTGTCGGTCGGCGGGGATAATTACTGTTATCCCAATTGGCATAAATGGAAAGTGATTCATGAAAGAGCTTTAGAAGCCGGAGCTAAATCTGTCTTGTGGAGCTGTTCCATAGAACCGGATCAGATAAATCAGGATATGCTTAAAACTTTGGAGTCCCATCACCTTATAACAGCCAGAGAAAGCTTGACCTACGAAGCATTAAAGAGCAGAGGCTTAAATAATGCAGTCCTCGTATCCGACATAGCCTTTTTATTGGAACCCGAGGAAGTTACGTTACCAAAGAATTTTATAAGGGGTAATACGGTGGCAATTAATGTGAGCCCCTTGACTGCAAGGAAAGAAGCTTCAAAAGATATATTGAAGAAAGGTGTATGGAATTTAATCCATTTCATATTAAACCATACGGATATGGCAATAGCTCTTATTCCCCATGTAACGATGCCAATGGATAATGATTTCGCATATTTGGAAGATATTTATGGGGGGATTCAGGACAAAGCCCGGATCAGCTTAGTAGGAACAGATTATAATGTGCGGCAGCTAAAGTACATCATATCACAGTGCAGATATGGCATTTTTGCCAGGACCCATGCAAGTATTGCTGCATATTCAACTGGCATACCGGCTGTTGCTATTGGGTATTCTGTTAAAGCACAGGGTATTGCTAAAGATTTAAATATGGAAGAATATGTACTGCCTGTAAACAATATATCAAATTCTTTTTCGTTATTAGACAGATTTAAGCTTCTTTGCCATGAAGAAGAGGAGATTAAAAGAACTTTAACAAATCAAAAACAAATAATAGAGGGACGAGCAAACCGCAATATAACGAGTCTTAATGCGATGCTGTTTCAGGAGGAGAATGGATATGACCAGAAAAAATGA